TCGATCCCTGGTCGTGGAGTCCACATGAGACCACCTATCTGTACCACTGCGTCCACCTCGCCGCTGCGAGGTGGCTGGCTGACCTGCCTGAGTGCCACGCTCCTGCTGCTGGGATGCCGCACGGGCCTGGCCGACGCGCAGCCCATCACCTTCTTCCAGGCGTTGGAGTCAGCTGCAAAAGACTCCGCCCAGCTCGCTGCACAGGAATCGGCGCTCGCCGCGGCCGAGGCCACCATCGGCCCGGCGGGCCAGTTGCCGGACCCGGAGTTGATTCTCGGGATCGAGAATCTCCCCGTGGAGGGCGAGGACGCGTTTCGCCCAGGGGCCGATTTCATGACGATGCGCCGCGTCGGCCTGATGCAGGCGTTACCCGCGCGCGCCAAGCGCGACGGCCGCGCGGCCCTTGCCCGGGCAACCGCCGAACAGGAGTCGCGGCGCCTGGCCGCCGCGAGGCTCGCCCTGCAGGAAGCGGTCGCGCATCGCTTCATTGCCGCCCGAGTGGCCCAGGACCGCCTCGAACTGCTGCTCGAACTCCGCCCGCGTACCCGGTTGCAGCTCGACAGCGCCACCGCTGCGTTGTCGGCCGGCGGCGTTTCCGCCGCCGATGCCGTCGCGGCCCGCAGCGCCGTCGCCCTGCTGGAAGACCGGATTGACGAGGCCGCTCAGGCCGTGGCGCTCGCGCGAGCGGACCTCGCCCGCTGGCTGCCCGATATCGGGGAACAAGCGCTTGGCCCGCTGCCGGACATCGACAGCCTGCCCACGCCGCCGGAACGGTTGCTTGAACGCATCACCCACCATCGGGAACTGCTGGCCTGGCAGGCGACGGAATCCGTCGCCGAGGCGGAGCTGTCGCTGGCCCGCCTCGACAAGCGTGCCGACTGGTCCGTGGAGCTGGCCTGGTCACGACGCGGATCCGCCTTCGACGACATGGTTTCCGTCCAGCTGCGCGTCGGGCTGCCCCTGTTTGCCCACCAGCGACAGGACCCGACTATCCAGGCGCGGCGTCATGGCGTGGAGAAAGTCCAGGCCGAGCGCCGCGACCGGGAGCAGGTTCATCGCGCCGAGCTTCAGAAAGCGGCCAGCACCTGGCAACGAACGGGTCAACGGCTGCAGCGCTACACCGCCGAACTGCTGCCGCTGGCGGACGACCGCTTCGACAGCGCGCTGGCGGCCTATCGCGGTGGCCGGGCAGACCTCCGCAGTGCCCTGGTCGCCCACGAGGCTGCGATCGAACTACGACTGGCCTATGTGGACCTCCGGGCGCAGCGCGCCACGGCCTGGGCCACGCTGCGCTTTGCCGAAGGCGGGGAGCACTGACATGTCACCCAGACCCTGGCTCCTGTTTGCCGCCGGCCTCCTGGTCGGCACGCTGGCAACGGCGTGGTGGACGTCGACGCGACCGTCCACCCCCACCACGCCTCCGGTGCCGGAACGCAAAGTGCTGTACTGGTACGACCCCATGGTGCCCAACCAGCATTTTCCGCAGCCGGGCAAATCGCCGTTCATGGATATGGCGCTGGTACCTAAATACGCCGACGAGCCGGCCGCACCGGGAAGCGTCGCCATCGATCCCCGCCTGGTGCAGAACAGCGGCCTACGCACCGGGCGCGCCACCCGGGCGTCCCTGCGCAGCCCCGTCTACGCGCCGGCAACCATCGAGGCGGACGAGCGCCTTGTCAGTGCGGTGCAGGCGCGAGTGCCGGGCATTGTCGAAACACTGCACCTGCGTACGCCATTCTCCGCCGTTCGCGCCGGCCAGCCGTTGCTGACCATCCTCGCACCCGAATGGACGGCCGCCCAGGAGGAATACCTGGCCCTGCGCCGCGCCACGGCCCCTGGGCTCGACGCGCTGCAGGCGGCAGCGCGCCGCCGCCTGGTGCTGCTGGGAATGGACGACGTCGCGATCCGGCAGGTCGAGCGTTCCGGTACGGCGCAGACCCGGCACGTCGTGCGGTCGCCGCGTGACGGCGTGCTGCGCGAACTGGCAGTGCGGGAAGGCGCCTCGGTGTCGCCCGGCGCCGCCATGGGCCAGGTCGCCGGACTCGATACGGTCTGGGTCCAGGCGTCCGTCGCCGAAACGCAGATCGCGCATGTCACGGTCGGCACCCGCGCGGACATCACCGTGCCCACATGGCCCGGCGAGCGCCGGTCGGGTGTCGTCGACACAGTACTACCGCTGCTGGATCCCGCAACGCGCACCCGAACGATCCGGATCACGCTGGACAACGAAGGACATCGCCTGGTCCCCGGCATGACCGCCCAGGTTCACTTCGCCCGGGAAGGCGACGTCGCCGTCCAGGTGCCCAGCGAGGCAGTCATAGCGACCGGACGACGCCACGTCGTGATCGTCCGCGACGATGGCGGTTTCCGGGCGCAGGAAGTGCGCATCGGTGAGGAAAGCGGCGATCGGACAGCCATCCTGGAGGGCATCGCCGAGAACGAAGAAGTGGTGCTCTCAGGCCAGTTCCTGATCGATTCGGAAGCCAGTCTCCGCGGCACGCTCGCGCGGCTGGAAAACCCCCAGGCGGAGGTCACGCCGGCGTTCGACGCCACCGGTATCGTCGAGGCCATCGATGGCACGCAGTGGACGATTGCGACCGACTCGATCGACGCCCTGGATATGCCGGCCATGCGCATGGGCTTCACCGCGCCACCCTCGGCCGGTATCGCGCCGCAGCCCGTCGGCGACCGCGTACAGCTTCGATTCCGGCGCAATGCGGAGGCCTGGGAGCTTGTCGCCGTCACCCCCGTCTCCGCCGACACACAGGACCGCCGCCCATGATCGAGCGAGTGATCCGCTGGTCGATTCACAACCGGCTGCTCGTCATCCTGGCAACGGCACTTCTGACCATCATCGGCTGGCAGGCACTTCGCCAGACCCCGGTCGACGCCCTGCCGGATCTGTCCGATGTCCAGGTGATCGTGCGGACTACCTGGCCCGGACAGGCACCGCAGATCGTCGAGGACCAGATCACCTATCCCTTGTCTGCCACGTTGCTGTCGGTGCCAGCGGCACGCACGGTGCGCGGCTATTCCTTTTTTGGCGAGTCCTACGTCTACGTGCTGTTTGACGACCGCACGGATCTCTACTGGGCACGCTCGCGCGTCCTTGAGTATCTCAACCAGGTGCAGTCACGCCTGCCCGGGGGCGCGGTCACCGCGCTGGGGCCGGACGCCACGGGCGTAGGCTGGATCTACGAATACGCCCTGCGCGACACCAGCGGAAAACACGATCTGTCGGAACTGCGCGCCGTGCAGGACTGGTTTCTCCGCTATGAGCTCAAGAGCGTGGCAGGTGTGGCCGAAGTCGCCAGCGTCGGCGGCATGGTGCGCCAGTACCAGATCATCGTGGACCCGGACCGGCTGCGCGCCCGCGGCCTCTCCCATTCGCGCATCATCGACGCCGTGCAACGCGCCAATGGCGAAGCCGGCGGCTCCGTGCTCGAGCTGGCGGAAGCCGAGTACATGGTCCGCGCCAGCGGCTACCTGCGAACGCTGGACGACCTGCGCGCCATCCCCCTGGCGGCCGACTCGCGCGGAGTACCGGTTCAGCTGGGCGATGTGGCGCGCGTCCAGTGGGGCCCGGCGATGCGGCGCGGGATCGCCGAACTCAACGGCGAAGGGGAAGTCGCCGGCGGCATCATCGTCATGCGGTCCGGCGAGAACGCGCGCCAGACCATCGCCGCGGTGAAGACGAGGCTTGCTGAGCTGCGTGCGTCGCTTCCGCCGGGGATCGAGATCGTGGAGACCTATGACCGGTCGGACCTGATTGACCGCGCCATCGACCATCTGCGCGGCAAGCTGATCGAGGAATTCCTCGTGGTGGCGCTGGCCTGCGCGCTGTTCCTGTTCCATGTCCGCTCGGCCATCGTTGCCATCGTCGCCCTGCCACTGGGCGTCCTTGCTGCCTTTGGCATCATGCGATTGCAGGGCATCAACGCCAACATCATGTCGCTGGGCGGGATTGCCATTGCCATCGGCGCCATGGTCGATGCCGCGGTCGTCATGATCGAGAACGCGCACAAGCGACTCGAAGCGTGGCACCACGCCCATCCGGGACGCACGCCCGCCCCCGCCGAACGCTGGCAGCTGGTGGCTGACGCGGCGAGCCAGGTCGGCCCGGCGCTCTTCTTCAGCCTGCTGATCATCACCCTCTCCTTCGTCCCGGTGTTCGCGCTGCAGGCCCAGGAAGGACGACTCTTCGCACCATTGGCCTACACCAAAACCTATGCGATGGCTGCGGCCGCAGCCATCTCCATCACGATCGTTCCGGTGCTCATGGGTTACTGGATCCGCGGCCGTATCCCCGAAGAATCCGCCAACCCGGTCAACCGCCTGCTCGTCGCGATGTATCGGCCGGCACTGCAGGCGGTGATGGCACACCCCCGGCTGACAGTGGTATCTGCGCTGGTGATCCTAGCCGCCACCCTCATACCGCTGCAGCGCCTGGGAAGCGAATTCCTGCCGCCGTTGGACGAAGGCGACCTTTTATATATGCCGACCGCCCTGCCGGGCCTGTCCGCCGGCAAGGCCGCACAGGTGCTGCAGCAGACCGATCGCATGATCCGGAGCGTGCCCGAGGTCGCCAGCGTGTTCGGCAAGATCGGCAAGGCCGATACCGCCACGGATACGGCGCCTATGGAGATGATCGAGACCACCGTGCGGCTCAAGCCACGTGCCCAGTGGCGTCCCGGCATGACACCCGAGCGCGTGGTCGCCGAGCTGGATACGGCAGTGCAGATGCCCGGCCTGACCAACCTCTGGGTGCAGCCGATCCGCAATCGCCTGGACATGCTGGCAACCGGCATCAAGAGCCCGATAGGCATCAAGGTCAACGGCAATGATCTGGCGCAGATCGACCAGGTCGCCAAGGCCATCGAGGCCGCGGTGAAAACGGTACCCGGCGTCCACTCGGTACTGGCCGAGCGCCTGACCGGTGGCCGCTACGTCGACATTGACATTGATCGCGCCGCCGCCGCACGCCGCGGCCTCAACATCGCCGACGTGCAGAGTGTCGTGCGGTCCCTGATCGGCGGCGAAGATATCGGCGAATCCATCGACGGCCGGCGCCGCTTCCCGATCTCCCTGCGCTACCCCCGTGAATGGCGCGATTCGGTGCAGAAGCTGCGCGAGCTGCCCATCATCACCGATGCCGGGCTGTGGCTGACTCTGGCCGATGTCGCGCGCGTGTCCCTGGCCGACGGGCCGCCCATGATCCGCAGCGAAAACGGACGTCTGACGGGCTGGATCTACGTCGACGCCAGCGGGCGCGACCTGGCCGCGCTCGTCCACGCGTTGCAGCGGCGCATCCAGGAAACCGTCACGCTGCCGCCGGGCTATTCGATCAGTTGGTCAGGCCAGTTCGAATACCTGGAACGGGCGGCGGCAAGACTGCGCGTCGTGGTTCCAGCCGCCATCGCCTGCATCTTCCTTTTGTTGTTTCTCACCTTCCGCCGTATCGACGACGCACTGCTCATCCTGCTCAGCCTGCCCCTGGCCCTTGTCGGCGGACTTTGGCTCATCTTCCTGCTCGACCACTCGGTATCGGTCGCCAGCGTCATCGGCTTCATTGCACTGGCAGGCGTCTCCGCCGAGTTCGGCGTACTGATGCTGCTTTACCTGAAACAGGCCTGGGAGCGGCGACTGGCGGCCGGCGAACCCGCCAACGCCCATACCCTCGATGGCGCCATCTACGAGGGTGCACTGCAACGCGTGCGTCCAAAGGCCATGACAGTGACCGTCATCCTGGCTGGCCTGATGCCAATTCTCTTCGGCGACGGCACCGGCGCGCAGATCATGCAACGGATCGCGGCGCCCATGGTGGGCGGGATGGTGACGGCACCCGTCTTGTCGATGCTCGTCACACCCGTGTTGTTCCGATGGTTGCGCCGGCGCGAGCTAGCACGCGATTCACTTCATACCCAACCGCATGGCCGCGAGGTCGACTCCACCAAGCCGCGCACCGAAGACATCGGCGGCGAATAACTTTTCCTATTTTTCCACCTATACACAACCGATACGTTTGGGTACTCAGACATTCATTGCGGAAATCGACGCCCGCACGATCTCTTCTCGCGCCTTGTTCCGACCATGACACAGGGGAATATTCACCGCGACGAGCGGGTTCGCCAGCAGTGCTAGGCTCCGACGCCATCGATAGGGATATCGGAGTCATCGTGCAGACGGGAGCGGCATCGCGCGCCACCGGGCAGGCCCGTGCGGCAGGGTTCACGCTGGTTGAGCTGGTCATCGTTGTTCTGGTCGTCACCCTGCTGACGGCCCTTGCGCTACCTTCCTACGTCAACGTGACGCGTGCCAATCGCGCAACGACACAAGCTGCCGAGTTCCTGACGGCGATCAACCTGGCACGCACCGAAGCCATCACGCGCGGCATGCGGATTTCGCTCTGCCCGAGCGCCGACGGTGCCACCTGCGCTGCAGGCACCGACTGGTCCGGCGGCTGGCTGGTATTCGCCGACCGCGCGGACGTCGGCATTCTTGGCAGTACCGACACCGTGCTTCGCGTGTGGCCCGCACTCGCCGGCGCCGACGCGCTGAGCGGCGACATCGCCGTAGTCAGTTTCACCCGCGACGGCGCCGTCACCTCCGATACCGATGTGCAATGGACGCTGCGTCCCCAGGGTTGCCAGCAGGACCAGCAGCGCCGCATTCGCCTTGGCCCGTACGGCCGATCCAACGTCAGCAAGGAGACGTGTTCGTGATGCCCCCCGCTATCCCGGTGCGCGCGGTGCAGTCGAGCCCCCGGTTGACCCGTCGCGCCGCAGGCTTTTCGATGATCGAGGTGCTGGTGGCCATCGCGGTGATCGGCATCGGACTGCTCGGCCTGGCCGCGCTGCAGATCTTTTCCGTCAAAGCCAATCAGAGCGCTAACTACCGCACCCAGGCCACCGCGCTCGCCTATGACCTGATGGACCGCATGCGGGCCAATCGTCCGGGCGTCGTGGCCGGACAGTACTACGCCGCGTTCAGTGGCGGTACCGGCCGCTGCACGGGTGCGGCGCCGACGACCGGGCCGCTTGCCGCCCGCGACCTGCACGAGTGGAAATGTGCCGTTCGTGATCAGTTGCCATCCGGTGACGGACGCGTGC
This genomic stretch from Tahibacter amnicola harbors:
- a CDS encoding TolC family protein, which encodes MRPPICTTASTSPLRGGWLTCLSATLLLLGCRTGLADAQPITFFQALESAAKDSAQLAAQESALAAAEATIGPAGQLPDPELILGIENLPVEGEDAFRPGADFMTMRRVGLMQALPARAKRDGRAALARATAEQESRRLAAARLALQEAVAHRFIAARVAQDRLELLLELRPRTRLQLDSATAALSAGGVSAADAVAARSAVALLEDRIDEAAQAVALARADLARWLPDIGEQALGPLPDIDSLPTPPERLLERITHHRELLAWQATESVAEAELSLARLDKRADWSVELAWSRRGSAFDDMVSVQLRVGLPLFAHQRQDPTIQARRHGVEKVQAERRDREQVHRAELQKAASTWQRTGQRLQRYTAELLPLADDRFDSALAAYRGGRADLRSALVAHEAAIELRLAYVDLRAQRATAWATLRFAEGGEH
- a CDS encoding efflux RND transporter periplasmic adaptor subunit, whose product is MSPRPWLLFAAGLLVGTLATAWWTSTRPSTPTTPPVPERKVLYWYDPMVPNQHFPQPGKSPFMDMALVPKYADEPAAPGSVAIDPRLVQNSGLRTGRATRASLRSPVYAPATIEADERLVSAVQARVPGIVETLHLRTPFSAVRAGQPLLTILAPEWTAAQEEYLALRRATAPGLDALQAAARRRLVLLGMDDVAIRQVERSGTAQTRHVVRSPRDGVLRELAVREGASVSPGAAMGQVAGLDTVWVQASVAETQIAHVTVGTRADITVPTWPGERRSGVVDTVLPLLDPATRTRTIRITLDNEGHRLVPGMTAQVHFAREGDVAVQVPSEAVIATGRRHVVIVRDDGGFRAQEVRIGEESGDRTAILEGIAENEEVVLSGQFLIDSEASLRGTLARLENPQAEVTPAFDATGIVEAIDGTQWTIATDSIDALDMPAMRMGFTAPPSAGIAPQPVGDRVQLRFRRNAEAWELVAVTPVSADTQDRRP
- a CDS encoding efflux RND transporter permease subunit, with product MIERVIRWSIHNRLLVILATALLTIIGWQALRQTPVDALPDLSDVQVIVRTTWPGQAPQIVEDQITYPLSATLLSVPAARTVRGYSFFGESYVYVLFDDRTDLYWARSRVLEYLNQVQSRLPGGAVTALGPDATGVGWIYEYALRDTSGKHDLSELRAVQDWFLRYELKSVAGVAEVASVGGMVRQYQIIVDPDRLRARGLSHSRIIDAVQRANGEAGGSVLELAEAEYMVRASGYLRTLDDLRAIPLAADSRGVPVQLGDVARVQWGPAMRRGIAELNGEGEVAGGIIVMRSGENARQTIAAVKTRLAELRASLPPGIEIVETYDRSDLIDRAIDHLRGKLIEEFLVVALACALFLFHVRSAIVAIVALPLGVLAAFGIMRLQGINANIMSLGGIAIAIGAMVDAAVVMIENAHKRLEAWHHAHPGRTPAPAERWQLVADAASQVGPALFFSLLIITLSFVPVFALQAQEGRLFAPLAYTKTYAMAAAAAISITIVPVLMGYWIRGRIPEESANPVNRLLVAMYRPALQAVMAHPRLTVVSALVILAATLIPLQRLGSEFLPPLDEGDLLYMPTALPGLSAGKAAQVLQQTDRMIRSVPEVASVFGKIGKADTATDTAPMEMIETTVRLKPRAQWRPGMTPERVVAELDTAVQMPGLTNLWVQPIRNRLDMLATGIKSPIGIKVNGNDLAQIDQVAKAIEAAVKTVPGVHSVLAERLTGGRYVDIDIDRAAAARRGLNIADVQSVVRSLIGGEDIGESIDGRRRFPISLRYPREWRDSVQKLRELPIITDAGLWLTLADVARVSLADGPPMIRSENGRLTGWIYVDASGRDLAALVHALQRRIQETVTLPPGYSISWSGQFEYLERAAARLRVVVPAAIACIFLLLFLTFRRIDDALLILLSLPLALVGGLWLIFLLDHSVSVASVIGFIALAGVSAEFGVLMLLYLKQAWERRLAAGEPANAHTLDGAIYEGALQRVRPKAMTVTVILAGLMPILFGDGTGAQIMQRIAAPMVGGMVTAPVLSMLVTPVLFRWLRRRELARDSLHTQPHGREVDSTKPRTEDIGGE
- a CDS encoding GspH/FimT family protein, whose amino-acid sequence is MLGSDAIDRDIGVIVQTGAASRATGQARAAGFTLVELVIVVLVVTLLTALALPSYVNVTRANRATTQAAEFLTAINLARTEAITRGMRISLCPSADGATCAAGTDWSGGWLVFADRADVGILGSTDTVLRVWPALAGADALSGDIAVVSFTRDGAVTSDTDVQWTLRPQGCQQDQQRRIRLGPYGRSNVSKETCS
- the pilV gene encoding type IV pilus modification protein PilV produces the protein MRAVQSSPRLTRRAAGFSMIEVLVAIAVIGIGLLGLAALQIFSVKANQSANYRTQATALAYDLMDRMRANRPGVVAGQYYAAFSGGTGRCTGAAPTTGPLAARDLHEWKCAVRDQLPSGDGRVQMPGGRIIVSIRWADARWSAGDPTAEFTLTSSL